From the genome of Mastacembelus armatus chromosome 12, fMasArm1.2, whole genome shotgun sequence:
TTTTCATTCGATGgcagcttttctccttttctcttaaGCAAGAAGATTTTGTTCTCTCCGAAATGTCAGCTAATAAATAATATAGAGCTCTGTCTGGGACTGTGTCTGCatttatatttagatttatgactttatgtttgtgtgtgtctttattgccatctgcctgtctgtgtatCTGGTGCACATGGCTTTAATCTAGCCAGTAGGATGCATAGAAGTCAGTCACACTTCCAGACATGTGTGGGAGCAGTGGTACATTGGGGGAGAAGGTGCGAGACGAGGGTAGGGGAATCAGTTGAAAATGAGAACATCTCTGCCTGGAGATAAGATATGACTTGTTATGACtgattttttaatttgaatgtttaTCTAATATCTAATGggtttttttctctgcatttcattTGCAATGCCTACTcaaattaaattgttttctaGTTGATATTCCAAAACCATTACAGAGAGAAACTTTCCTCAGTGCTGCCAGGAGTATTTGTTCTAACTATAGTGCCTGTAGTTGAAAATGACCTTAGTCAGTAGATTTCTCTTTGGCCTTTTAGACAATGTTGATTCATCCAGCGACCTTTGAAGGACGGGGTAAGTGTTGGCAGTGGGATTATGTGAGATAAGGTGGGTGTCACGTCCCCCAGTGGTAGTGCTGTGTGTTCACAGCAGTGTGATTCACCTTCTTGAGTCCCCTGCAGGCTGCACCCACTGCGCACACACAACATTACAGGGGAGAGTGAGACAGGGCTGAACCTGTGAAACCTCACTACACTCATGTACACCCGCATACAGGCAGAATAAAAAGCAGGTAGTTGTATCTCGGGACTAACGGTTGGTCTGCTCCAGTGTCTGTCAGTGAAGAACAGCAAGTCTCATATGAGAATGTAGGCCAAAGTATTTTATACCTGTTGTTAAAATGGTTCTGGACCAACATACAGAAGATAACAGTAAAAATGACACAATTATCTACCATTGAGGACAATTTCCTAATGTACTCTGTATTGTTAGTATAATTAAGAGATTCAAACCAGGGACACTGCAGTCCATCATCAGTATcttaaccactaaaccaccgcGGTACCCCTTCCTTCATTGTATTGTGTAACCTAAAGCCTCTGAAGCTGAACTGTATGCCTCCACCACACCAGCAGTCCTTACAGCAAGAGAGTACATATGTTTGTACCCTTCAGTTAAAAACTGGGGCAGAAACAAAAGTAGAAACAGTAGCTGTTCCTTGCAGCTTGTACTGAACATGCGAGAACAGCATGCAACACTACAAGAACATTAGGTTGCATGTAAGCTGTCCTCCCTCTCACTGCCTAACAATAACAGTGTCAGCGCAGCTTGGTACTTTAATTAGCATTATTTTCTCCGAGACTGACAGGCACTTCTGTATGTGTTTCTATGAGAGAGTGAGAGCGTGAATGTGTGAAAAACAGGCCAGAAACACAGTCAGACTGTTCCCGTGGGCAGGAAGAATGAACATTGTGAAAGAGGCTGTTCTGATTCACTCTATCCTGCTCAGGCTGTGAATAGAATGTAAGAACTGAGATCTGATACATAATAGTCCTAGTTCAACATGTTCGAACCAAATTTGTCTACCGTTTCCTGTTAGACGAAAGGAGAATCCCAGGAAATTCCATCCCCCATTGGATGCATGAAGCATCATAGCAGAGGAAGCATTGCCATGTATGTCCGCTCCCTGTGACACTGATCTCCATATCCATGGCTGCACTGTCAGCTCTGTGTCGTAATCTTGTAGTATGTGTAGTATGATCTCTAAATAGACAGGATGACTCCTTTTCAATGGGAGTAAAAGCAACATTCAATGACATGCTGCATTTCATCAAAAGAATGACTTCATACAATCCACAAGATTATGTGGGTCTgtgagatatttttaaaatgttctgtcACCTGGGATGGTCTTTAGTTTCCGTGCCCCAGGgatgtatttatttcatattttactaaGCTTTGTAGAATTAAATGCTGTATTACAAATGGCCTTTATGTTCACTATGGAACATAAGGGTTTCACACAGCAGCTTAGTTGAAACTACACTTTATTAGTGTATTCTAGACCTAATTGTAGATATTGAACATTATCAATTTGAGAAGTGTAGCATTTTTAACTATTCACTTTGTTCTGcagtaatatttaatattttcctgAGTAGCtgttttgttaataaaatgGCGAGAAATGCCAATCATTTCCCACATCTACATCTTGACCAACTGTCTGTCAAAAGACCCACAAATATTCCAAGTGtgaaataaaatcatcacattttagtTGGAACGAGCAAATGTTCATTTAGTAGTTGTTAGTTCCAAAACAACTCTAACACCCTTCCAATAGGGCAAATGCTAATTCTACCCCCAGTGTGTGATCTAGACTATATAAAATGATTAGAATGATTTTTATAGTAGTATATTGAACTTGAAAATGTGGCTAAAAGGTGAAAGAgttcttctttttaaaaagttgaacATAAAGTTAGATCCTCTTAACCCTAATTATTATTCAATTCAACATCAGACAAAACTGATTTTTCCTTGCAAAACAATCAGCATCCTTCAGTCAGCCAACATGTTTTGAGGTGATATCTTGAATTTTCAGAAAAGCAAGAAAAGTGAACAGTTACCAAACCAGCCAAGGTTTCTAACACGTTCTGTTACATAACTGGAaccttcttctctttccttccacagctgtttgttgctgctgtgcctCATTTGCACTGGTTCGCACTCATTGTCTGTACTGCACTTTTACACAATCACTATGCAGAACTATGGGAGTGGATAGATTTACATGAACACCTGCACAAGCTAATGGATACAAGAACCATTTAGTAAATACTGCACTGTAAAGCTTATTGACCTCTTAAATGAAACTCTATTAAGAGGTCAGCTTAGGTTCCcttttatttcagctgcaggaaataAACCTGGACACTGTGGGTTGATGATTTTTTTCAGGGTTGTAATTtctagtgtttttgttttagactCTGCGACACATACAAttacacattttcctttttatggTCTTAAAGCTTCAAGTGCATTTTCTTGGAAAATAGTTCTGTACTTTAACATAAGTAGGTTATTGAATACATgacttgtttttgtaatttaataTCAGTGGAGCAGAACTTTTATTGAAGTGAAGGATCTTAATACTTTCACTCAGTTTCATTGAAATACCTTAAAGGGGTTTGTTGTTTGCCTTTATTGTGTCAACACAATGTTGAAGTCAAATCTAAGTTCCGGCTACTTCTCACATCTGCATATATGTTGGCTCACAGGTATCTATATAAGAAAGGAGAAGTTCCATGTGCTGCATAGTTTCATAGTTTGATTGCAAAATGTACATAAGTATTTGAGGACAGGGTCTCCATCAGTGTCTGGAGGTTGTCTGGGCAGCAGCACTTTTTTCCCTGCATGTCTGGGTGTTTTGTAATGTTCTGTCTGGGTAAAAAAGGACTCTCTGTACCGTGTCGTGACTGTCTGCTGGAAGAACACCGGAAACAAGTCTCGAGATGGAGAAGGAGGCTGAAACATCCGCGTGATCATCGCCGGAGCACCAATGGCTCTGCACCGAGCAAACTGAGGACACCGGCATCCCCTACCGCGCGTGAGGAAATAGGCGTGGCCGGGGAAAGCTCGGTCACACTGCGTGGGTGGGTGAGTGGATAGTAAAGGAGCTGCCGCGGCGGTATTTATCAGAGGCCGAGGAGAGCTCAGACAGGACGAAACGGAGCGACTTCAGCACCAGCGCGACTGGACAGCGACACTTTAACTGTTCACTGACAACTGACAACTTTCTAGCAGGAGCCATGGTTCTCATCTGGACCCAGTTCGGTGTCaagcacaaaaatgtcaatgtcaagTGCAAAGTGCGAGTTATGCACAGGGGGGACAGTTCAGGCTCATCATCTGCGGTAAGTACACTTTCAAGTTTTTCTTAAGCTTTTCACCTTTTGTCTtctgttaaacctgttaaaTAGTCAGTTACGTGGGTCATAGTAAGTTGGATACACTGCTACaatcattttcatatatatGCATGTTATATAAGTATAGAAGTACCGCTGACGTACCGGCGTCTTTCTGCATTTCCATCCTCACTGCCTTGTTGCTGTGGGTTCATTCAAATGCAAGAGTCGCTGATTCCCGTTCAGCCAATCGCTGCAGAGCCTCTCGGTCGTTGGGGGAAGTCTTTAGCCCCTCACACACCTTCCCCCTTCTCTCAGGTTGTGTTATGTATCAGCCTGTAAAATACATAGACCTGTAATTGCATAGCAGCACACAGATAAGGGTGTTTTCTTAGAAAGAGTCTTTGCTTGGGGCTTATTGTCTGTATATTAATAGATACTGTGCAGCAGTTGGGTTGTAGGATGTCCAGTACATCAGCCACCCTGTTCTGGGGGCTGATTCTTTTCATTTACATGTCTATTACTTATTCAGGTTTTTGCAGCTTCTAAAACTTGAGATGATTCTGCACAGTAGCTAATAGAAGAAAAGATTTCTTTGACAGGTTGTAATGACTGCTCTAATGCAtggctgtttcatctttctACAGGAGAGCACCAGGTCTGAGCAGGACACACCCTGCCTGTCCATCAAACCCACAGGCAAGGACTTCTACAAAGTCTTGGGCGTGTCCCCTGAGTCCAATGAAGATGAGATTAAGAAAGCCTACAGAAAAATGGCTCTCAAGTTCCACCCAGACAAGAACAGCGATGCTGATGCAGAGGACAAGTTCAAAGAGATTGCAGAGGCCTATGAGATCCTGACTGACCCCAAGAAGAGAAGCATATATGACCAGTTTGGAGAAGAAGGTGAGAGTGAAGGAACAAACAACAGATAAATAGCATAAAGAGTGACTGTCATCTGGTTACTAACTGTAGTATAGACTGCTGCATTAATTATTCATATCAACATCCAGGCTAAATACTGATGTGTGACACTCGCATCCCTATTAAGCCAACTGAATGTGCTGCAAAGACAGCTGTGGGGCTAATAAATTATTCAAGGAGCAGAAAAGggttttcctaaaaaaaaaaacctaaatagCTGCGGTCTAGGAAAAACAGGATTTGCATAATAGCAGCATCTGTTTTAGAATAGGAATGAAGCTGCAGGACTCTAActtaattctgttttttctctctttctaggTCTTAAAAGTGGAATCTCAATGACAGGCCAAGGCAACCACAATTTCCACAATGACCCTCATTccactttctcctccttcttccacGGCTCCGACCACTTCGACATTTTCTTTGGCAGTGAGTTTGATGGTGAAGATGACCTCTTCAACCCCTTCAGACGGTTTACCTTCAGTCACGTGGGCGGGTCCGCTGGCTCTGAGGGCGGACTGCGAAGAGGCCAGCGGCGTCTGCAGGGTGAGGCAGTGGTGCACGACCTGCTGGTAACCCTAGAGGAAGTGATGCATGGCTGCACGAAGCATGTGAAGATCGCCCGCAGCCGTCTCAACCCTGACGGCCGCAGCCTGCGATCTGAAGACAAGGTGCTAAATGTAGTAGTAAAGAAAGGCTGGAAGGCGGGGACCAAGATCACCTTCCCCAGGGAGGGAGATGAGACACCCAACAGCACCCCTGCTGACATCACCTTCATCCTCAGGGACAAGGAGCACCCTCAGTACAAGAGAGATGGCTCCAACATCGTCTATACAGCGCAGATCACCCTCAAAGAGGTGAGTTAGGTGCATTTACATCTAGCTTAGGAGTTCAATTCCCACAGAGGGCATCAATTCAAATAAATGATATATTATGAAACATGACTAGTCTATAGGTAGAAACAGTGCCTATTTTTTCAAACCTCGTACACCTACTGAGAAAAAGGCTTAAATCCATCCACCACTTCTTGCCCTTTATGTAACTGAAAGATGATGAATTTTCTAAAATACCAAAGATCGATTACTGCAAGGCATCAATAAGTCATGAGGCAGAAGATACAATCTGCCAAATGCTGGGAGGGTAATATCTTTGATTGTAGTCTCAGGGAAGGACACAGTGTTCTTTTACTGCCATCTGAGCCCCTAGTTTACGATGAGCTGACAGGCCCCCACtacagaacagcagcagtatTCTGCCAACGCCTTGGTTACCTCATCAGCCCctgcagagtgagagagagaacaggagcTAAATTTAGCCTCAGCACTGACTTCCCCCACGAATTGCACTTCACGCTCCCTCTCAACTACTATGTGTGCTGCAGACTCTTCTGCCTCTCCAAGGCAAGGAGAGAGGCAGCTTTTTTGGCTCACTCCATCTCTGGCTCTCACTTCTACAACCCACACACAGATTAGCAGGGTAGCAGTCACAGAGACTGGCATTTCAAAGAGCTCCTCCATCTTCCTATGGCTCCCTTCAGTCACTAAAGCACTTAACTCCCACACACAGCCAGTAAATAGAGCAGTGATTATAACATCTGTAACACTGGTTTGTTGCATAAGACAGATGCTCCATATTTATCCCTTACACAGCTTGACAGTGTTAAAGATCAGGcatttaatagatttttttgttgtaagGGTACTTCATTCAAGTCATAATGAGGCCACTCAGAAAGCATTATGAAACTTGTTCTAAATATAACAGGTCTACAGGACTAacatttttctccctttttgtCTCCAGGCTCTCTGTGGCTGCACAGTTAATGTCCCCACACTTGACAACCGGATGATGCCTCTGCCTTGCAGCGATGTTATTAAGCCTGGTGCTGTCCGGCGGCTGAGGGGTGAAGGTCTGCCCCTGCCCAAGAGCCCATCCCAGCGAGGCGACTTGGTAGTGGAGTTCCAGGTGCTCTTCCCCGACAGGATCCCACCACAGTCCCGCGAAATCATTAAACACAGCCTGGGGCAGTGCTAGTCTGGTTTTCAGCTTcaccatgtgtgtatgttgttatCAACTGACAAACACAGCCTTGCCCAGGGTGCTAATATCACAACCAATCACAAcctctttttgtgtttggaaaTGGCAAGCAGCACTGAAGTGGTTGGACTTCAGGCAGGACTTTGTGAGGACACACTTTGTTAGACATGATGCACAACTATGATGCCACATGAGCAGTGAGTTCAGAATGGGGTCTTTGGTATCTGAGGGCATCCATTGACTCAACAGCCTTTCTCTTGCTTGAAAAGATTATGTGTACTGTAATACTTGCAAACTTCTAGCAGGATATCAGTGTGCTATTCAAGTCTGTATAGACTTCCTTAAATCTAAATAGTAGAAAcatgtaaagataaaaaaaaaacttttttatagTTATATGGTGTTCATATGACTGATCTTTTGCATTGATTTATTACAATAGCAACATGTACTTGTGTACAAAGATCTACTTtgtgtacaaaataaaaacacattgtctCTAAAAGAGACTCATCTGTCAAATGTTCtattgaattatttaaaatgtttgtatataCTCTGCAATGAGCCAGTGAGCCAATGAGCTGTTGATGTACTCTAACTTGAAAGcatgaaaaataaaggaaaccTCCAAATTGAACagttttccattgttttttgGGAGGAATGATTGTTATATACTTGCAACAGTGAACTTTAAAAGTCCTTAACAGTCCATGAAATCACAATTCAGAGCATGAAGGTCTCCCAGACATCTCCTCAGTGTTTGGATGCAGTGAAGGAGTCTGACCGCGTGCTGCCATCTAGCGGTACTTGAGCGACATAACAACGTGAGACATCGTCGAATAATAGGACACACCTGTTGCTGTGTAATTTATGTGGCTGCCGGCTGAGTGCGTCTCACAGTGGTCTCAGATCAAGCCTGGGCTTTGATAACCTTGACAGTATTAGTCCGCAATGATGAAGACGAGGGTGCTAAAAGACAAGACTCACAGCTGGAGAGAGTTTGAGAAGCAGGCTGGCATGTTGTTATTCGATGTAGAAAATATATGTGAACTTATATGTAAGTAGTCCGCGCTGATTGACCCCTCAGACCACCTGTGCATTCACAGACAGCGTGATTTTCAACTGAGATCAGCAGTTCTTTAAAATTCACCATTTATGTCCTCTGGAATGACATGTCTCAAAAAGGTCAGACCACAGTATCGAATCTGACTGAAGGTTACCCCGTCACGAATTTGACTTTAGTGGTGCTTTTGCTCATTCCCTGCGTGGTTATTCTGCTTCTGCTGAACTGCCTCTTTCTGGGTTACAAGTTACTGATCCTGTCAAAGAGCAGACAGAAGCTTGAAGACACGGAGGAGATGGTTTTGCAGTCCACCCTGCAAAGAGTCAGAAGAGTATCCGACGTGG
Proteins encoded in this window:
- the LOC113124522 gene encoding dnaJ homolog subfamily B member 5, which codes for MVLIWTQFGVKHKNVNVKCKVRVMHRGDSSGSSSAESTRSEQDTPCLSIKPTGKDFYKVLGVSPESNEDEIKKAYRKMALKFHPDKNSDADAEDKFKEIAEAYEILTDPKKRSIYDQFGEEGLKSGISMTGQGNHNFHNDPHSTFSSFFHGSDHFDIFFGSEFDGEDDLFNPFRRFTFSHVGGSAGSEGGLRRGQRRLQGEAVVHDLLVTLEEVMHGCTKHVKIARSRLNPDGRSLRSEDKVLNVVVKKGWKAGTKITFPREGDETPNSTPADITFILRDKEHPQYKRDGSNIVYTAQITLKEALCGCTVNVPTLDNRMMPLPCSDVIKPGAVRRLRGEGLPLPKSPSQRGDLVVEFQVLFPDRIPPQSREIIKHSLGQC